From the Nocardia fluminea genome, the window TAGAAGCCGAGGTTGATCGCGAACTGATTGACCATCAGCATGCGAGTGACCTTGTTGTAGCTGCCGAAGCTGCGGACGACCTCGATCATCGCGCGCTCCACGAGAAGCTCTGCGGTTCGATCAGTTTCGGCTGACGCGGGTCGACGACGTCGGCGCAGCGAGTCCATGTTCGGACCACCTGATCGGCAGGATGGGCGATGGTGAGCGGTTCGATCGGAGGGTTGATGTGCAGCAGCCCGTTTCGGTGACAGTAGTCGTCGTTGAAGACGGTGTCGTAGTACCGGTGCGGGCCGTCGGGAAAGACAGCCGCGATTCGGGTATCGGCTGAGTACTGCGACGCCGCCCACCCCGCCACCAGCGCGACGGCTCCGACACTCCAGCCGCCGGTAGCGTGGTGGGTGCTCGCCAGGGCGCGGGCCGCCCAGACGGCTTCCGACGGCGCGATCCAGTGCACTTCGTCGAAGGCGTCGTAGTCGATGTTGCTGGGATAGATGCTCGAACCGAGTCCACGCATCAGGCGGGTTCCTGCCGGTTGCCCGAATATCGTCGAGGAGACGGTGTCGACCCCGATCAACTTCAGGTGCGGGTGAAACCTGCGCAGCACTCGGGAGATTCCGGCGGAGTGCCCGCCGGTGCCGACCGAGCACACCAGTACGTCGACGCGGCCCAGCTGGGCGACCAATTCCAGTGCCATGGAGTCGTAGGCGTCGACGTTGTCGGGGTTGTTGTATTGGTCTGGGCACCATGCCGACGGGTCAGCGTCGAGAAGCTCGGCGACCCGGTCACAGCGGGCCCGCTGCCAGCCACCGTCGGGGTGTGGCTCGGTGACCAGTTCGATGTGGGTGCCGTAGGCGGCGAGCAGGCTGCGCATCAGAGGCTCCATACCCGGGTCGGTGACCAGCGTGACCGGGTGCTTGAAGAAGGTTCCCGCGAGCGCCAATCCCAATCCGAGTGTGCCGCTGGTGGACTCGATGATCCGAGCGCCGGGTTGGAGATCGCCGCGAGCGCGGGCGCGCTCGACCATGTGCAGGCCGGGGCGATCTTTCATTCCGCCGGGATTGGCTCCTTCGAGTTTCGCCCAGAACCCGCGGCCGCGTGGGGCCAGCGGTGCGCCGACCCACAACACCGGGGTGTTGCCGACCAATGCATCGGGGCGAAGGCACCTTGCCCCGGTGGTGAGCAGGTTAGCGGGGGTGATTCGCAATTCGTCGAGCAAAGCGTCGTCCATGAAGATTCCGTTCTGTTCGCCAAGCGCTGGATCAGGCCGCGACCACCGGCCGACACCGTGTAGGCGTCGGCCTGGCGCTTGCCCGTCAGCGACGGCAAATACAGTTCCGGAGGAGACGTTCGGCTCCGCTGTCGGTCCGGACCGCGCTCGATTGTGGTGGTCCGCGCAGCCGCGATATCGGCGCAGAGTCTGCGTCGAACAACGGATCGGCGGCGACGGCGCTCGCGTTGCCGGTCTCGTCGGTTCGGGTCAGGATCGCTTCGACCCGGAGGCCTTCGTGCGGACACCGCGTTGCGCCGTCGAGGTCGGTGTGACTGCAATCAGTGGCGGTGACCGTACCGTCGGCTCGGTTCGACAGCGCGGCTGCGTGGTGATGTGGGGTGGATATCGGGTCACGGTTTTCGAGCAGTCTGCAGTCGGCGATCCCCAGGGCCAGGACGAGACCGGCGAGGAACAGCACAGCGCCGCACCACACGCTCGGGACGCGCACCCTGTGCCACACGGCAGCCGATCGTACGCCGCGGTGATCTTGAAGACGCCAGACGCATTGTCGCGGCGGCATGCCGTGCCCACACTCCTCACTAGGGTGTGCCCGGCCCGCAGACCGATGGACTGCGGACCGGGCCGAGGTGACGCTCGGTCAGACGGGCACGGCGTCCGAGATGAGTTCGTCGTGGTGGGCGGTGACGGTGTCGGACCCGACGTGCCACACGGTGGCGGTCGCGATATCGAAGAACAAGCCCGCGATATGAACCTCGCCGGTGGCTGACGCAGCGGCGATGACCGGGTGCCTGCGTGCGGTCTCGACCTGGATCGCGACGTTGACCATGCTCAGCTGGTCGCGTGCGTCGAACCCGGCGGCAGCGGCAGCGGCCGCGACCGGGTGTCCGGACAGGTAGGCAACCCGACTGGGTTCGGCGTGGTCGAGCCACTCGCGAATGCTCGGTGACACCGCGGCGTCGCCCAGCAACGCGCCCATCGCGCCACAGCCGGAGTGGCCGCAGATGATCACCGAGGACACCGCGAGCTCTTCCACCGCGAAAGCCAATGCGGCTTCGGCGGAGGGATCGACATTGTCGGCGGGTATCAAGTTGCCGACATTACGAACGGTGAACAGGTCCCCCGGACCGCTGTGGGTGATGACGTTGGGTACCACTCGCGAATCTGCACAGGTCAGGAACAGCGATGTCGGGGCCTGACCGTCTCGCAGGTCATTGAGATGGGCGCGAACCATGGGGGCGTGACGGCGGTGATAGCGCGAGATTCCGTCGAGGATCGGCCGCAGCGCGCCGACAGGCGGCAATGCCGCAGGGTCGGTGTCGGTGTTCTGCCACGCCTTCCACGGCTCCAAACCCCGTGCCTGCGCAGACGATCCGCGCTGCGGGGGGCCAAGGGTCGTGGCCGAGAGTCTGTCCGAGCCGAGTTCGTCGATGAGGATGGTACCGCCGGTTTCGCGGTGGCGGCGTTCCCATTCGTGGAGTACTTCCGTCGCCGCGTGATCGATGAAGTCGACGGTCAGTTCAACGGTCACATCGGTGCCCGCGGGTACGGAGTCCAGTGCGCTCGAAAGCTTCGGCAGTGAAAGGAAGCTGCATGTTCCTTCGATGACAACACGCCAGCGACGTGAATCCGAGTCGCCCACCGGCTCGGCGTGGATGTCGGCGCGGGCGGCACGCCAGACGACAAGGGCGATCGCGACGACCAGACCGACGAGGACGCCCTCGAGCAGGTTGAGGAACATCACCCCGGCCACGGTGATCAGATAGACCCACAAGTCGCCGGTACGGTGCGCAAGACGAATGTGGGCGAGTTTGACCAGCTGGATGCCGATGACGATCAGCAGTCCGGCGAGTGCAGCCTTGGGGATCTGCTGCACGACCCCGGCCAGCAGCACCGAGAACAACAGAACCCACACACCGTGCAGGATCGTCGATGCCTTGGACTTCGCACCGGCGGCGACATTGGTCGCGCTGCGCACGATGACACCGGTGATCGGCAGGCCGCCGAGCATCCCGGAGGCGATATTCGCGGTGCCCTGACCGACGAGTTCCCGGTTCAGATCAGTGCGCGCACCGGAGTGCATCTTGTCCACTGCCACTGCGGAGAGCAGACTCTCCACACTCGCGATCAACGCCACGGTCAACACACCGGTCGCAACCGCAAGCCACTTGCCATCGGGCAAGGTCGGCAGGGCGATCGCGTCGAACAACGACCCGTTCATCACGATCCGCTCGACACCCAGCGGCGCCACCAACGAAACGATCGTCGCGGCGACCACAGCGACCAACGCACCGGGAACGCGTCCCAGCGCGCCGGGCACCTTCTTCCAGAACAGCAGCGTCACGATGACGATGAGGCCGATCACCACGTCGCCCCAGTGCAGGCGCGTCAACTGCGCGGGCAGCTGACTGAGGTTCTGCCACACCGAGCTTCGCGACGTTCCACCGAGCAGGACATGCACCTGCTGGAGTGCGATCGTGATACCGATGCCGGCGAGCATCGCGTGGACGACCACCGGGGAAATGGCCAACGCGGCACGGGCGACTCGGCTGAGGCCGAACAGGATTTGCAGCACGCCCGCGGCGACCGTGATCGCGCAAGTGACCTGCCAACCGAACTCGGCGACCAGCTCGGCGACGACAACAGTCAAGCCCGCGGCGGGACCGCTGGCGAGCATGGGAGAACCGCCCACGGCACCGGCGACGATGCCGCCGATAACGGCCGCGATCAAACCGGCCATGATCGGCGCGTCGGAAGCGATGGCGATGCCGAGGGACAACGGCAAAGCGACCAGGAACACCACCACAGAGGCGGGCAGATCATGGCGCAGCACGCCACGGAGGCGTTCACCGAGTGGGGATGGTGATCCTTGTGAGTCGCCAGCGCTCTCGGGCGCCGCGGCCTGGGTCATGATTGTTTCCTCCGCCGGTCGGTCTTGGCCGTCGACGGTCTGCCGTCGACGGGTCGGAGCTAGGTGCGGATCGGTACGCACCGATCGCTTCCGCGAGGCCCGACGGGCGATGATTTCCCTGCCGGGGGAAGTCATCGTGCCCGTCGGGCATGTGCCTGAACCTGATGAGGGGACGAACGGCACGCCCGGAACCATAGGGTCACAACGGCGTTGAGAACCGTTGCCCACGTCACAATCCAGCTAACTCTAAGACACTTCTCAGGATCAACTATGTTGCATAGTACTTAGCGGGGCGTAGATCTTGGGACGAGTCCACCCGGCCGGTGTTGGGCAGCAGGCGGCCGATCGGTGATAGTTGATCGGACGCGCCTGTACCGCAGCAAGTGAACAGCGCACGCAGGAAGGGCAGGCGATGAACGGATTGGGCACCTTGGAAGCCCGCGTGATGGACGTACTGTGGGGCACCTCGGAGGCGCTCACTGTGCGCGACATCTTGGAGCGCCTGTCCGATCCGTACGCCTACACCACGATTCTGACGGTCTTGACTCACCTTCACGAGAAGGAGTGGGTAGTGCGAGTGATGCACCGCCGCGCATACCTCTACCGCCCCGCACGCTCACGGGCCGAAGCGACCGCCGAGGTCGTACGCGGCATCATCGACTCCAGCAACGACCCGGAGTCGGTGCTGCTGCACCTGGCATCCATCGTGACCGAGGCCGAATCCGAAGCGTTCCATCGTGGGCGCGCCCGCCCCGCCGAGCGGTCGAAGAAATGATCATCGCGCTGAGCACAGCCTGGGCCGCGGCACTGTTGTGCGTCGCGGCCCCGGGCGTGCTGCGCCGGATCACACCGACGATGACTCCTCGTGCCGCCGTCGCATCCTGGCTGATCTGTCTGTTCTCAGTCGTTACGCTCGCTGGCGCAGCGGTGGCGGCAGCGGTCTGGCCTGGGCATGCACCGGGCGTAGCCGTCGCCGAAGCCGCAACGCAGTGCCTGACCCGCGTCGTCCATTCGGTGCCCACCTGGCTGGCCGATCCGCTGACGGGCGCGGTGGTGATCGTTGTGGTCGGCCTCGGCATTCGGGTCACGGCCAGTGCACGGCGGCATGCTCGGGCCGGAGCTCGCGTGCGCGCCTACCACCGCGATGTCGTCAGCGTGGTGGCTCGCCGTGGCGGCGAGGAGGTGCCGGTGATGTGGCTCGATCATCCCAAGCCCATGGCGTACAGCGTCGACGGCCGCCCGGGAATGGTCGTGGCGACCGAAGGTCTGGCCAAAACGCTCAATGATGGTGAGCGGCGCGCAGTCCTCGCGCACGAATACGCCCATCTGCGCGGTGGCCATCATCGCCTGATCAGAAGTTGTGAAGTCCTGGCTGCGGCCTTGCCCTGGATCCCACTGTTCGCCAGGGCGCCGAAAGCGGTCGCCGCATTGGCCGAGTTCGCTGCCGACGACTCCGCCGCGATCGCCACCAGCCCCGAGACAATCCGCTCAGCCCTGTGCATAGTCGCGGCATCGACCAGCACCCAACCTTCCGCCACGCTCTCACTGGGCGGACAGGTCCTGCAGCAACGATTGCATCGACTGAACGGCTCGAAGCCAGCGCGGCGATCATCACGCTGGATGGCGGCGGGCTTGTCTCCGATCGTGGCCGCGACCGCCGCACCAGCTGGAATGCTCGTCTGCGCCACGATCGCTTGCCTGATCATGCCGTGACCAGGACTGGACGCCGAGGATCAACTATGTAGCATAGTCGCCGGTGCCTGATCAGACGGTGCCGCGCGGCGACGAATGCCTCCGCGGAACGCGCACGATTCGGGAGGCCCGGGAATGATTCGACGCAGCGTCGTTGTCGCCATGCTGACAGCGCTGGGGTTGGCGCTGATCGGTGGCCAGGCACAGGCGCACAGCCAGCTCGACAGTTCTGTTCCAGCGGCAGGAGCCACCGTCGACACTGCCCCGACCTTGATCGAATTGACGTTCAATCAGGAGATCGGCACGGAATTCGCCAACGTCGGCCTGACCGATTCCAGCGGTGCCGGCTGGGGAGCCAAAATCTCCGAGGTCGAGGGAAAGACGGTGCGCGTCGCAGTGAGCCCGTCGATGCCGCCGCAGCAGTACACAGTCGCCTACCGGGTCGTTTCCGACGACGGTCACCCGATCACCGGCTCCTACGAATTCACCTACGCCGCCCCCGCTGCGGCGCCGACCGAGGCACAGCAGAACTCACCGACGGCCCCGACGACCGTGGCAGCCGGTGAACCTGCGGCTACCTCGTCATCCTCGAGTGGACTCCCGTGGCTCCTGATCGGCGTGATGGTCGTGCTCGTCCTCGGTGGCGCTGCCGTAACCCTGCAGGCAAGCAAACGATCGAAGCGCTGAGGTCCACACCGAGAGTCTCGTCGCCATGAATGTCCTGGATCCGGTGGCCTTGTCGGTCATGGTGCCGGACACGCCGCCCTCGATCGGTTCGATGCTGGCGTGGTATCCCCAACCGCTCCCCGTGCTTCCCCTATTGGCAGGTGCGGCCGCGGTGATCTACCTGATCGGTCTCGCACGACTGCGGCGGTTGCGACGACCGTGGCCGTGGTGGCGCACCGCGTGCTTCCTCGGCGGCTGCTTACTGTTGGCCGCAACAACCGGTTTGGGGATCGAGGGCTACGGATACCAGCTGTTCAGCGTGTGGATGTTTCAACATCTGACGCTGTCGATGACGATCCCGCCGTTGTTGGTCTGGGGCTGTCCGGGTGTGATACTGCTTCGGGCGACACCGCACCACGGATTCGGGCGCCTCGTCCTCGCCGTGGCGGTCAGCGGGTTACGCAGCCGGGTGGCCCGGTGGGTGCTCCATCCCGGATTCACCATTCCGTTGTTCTTGTTCAGCTATTACGGCATCTATCTGTCACCGGTATTCGACAAGGTCGGTTCCACCGTCCTCGGTCACCAGGCGCTCGAACTGTTCTTCCTGCTCAGCGGGCTGTTGTTCATCGTGCCGATTCTGTCGGTCGGCCCGCTACCCATCCGTCAGACAAACCTCGGACGATTCTTCGACCTGTTCGTGGAGATGCCCCTGCACGTGTTCTTCGGCGTCATTCTGATGATGGCTACCACGCCGCTGGTCGAACTGTTCGCTACTCCGCCGCCGGACTGGGGCATCGACGCAATGCGGGACCAATACCTGGCCGGAGCGCTGGCCTGGTCCTACGGTGAGCCGGTCGCGCTCGTGGTGGTCATCGTCTTCGCGATCCGCTGGCGCCGCGACGAGCAGCGCGACAATGCCGTCGCCGATCACCGCGCCGATCGAGTCGGCGATGCCGAACTCGATGCCTACAACGCCTTTCTGAAAGACCTCCACCCGTCCGGCCATCCCACACGTGCCGGTTCGACAGCGCGAAGGAACACCGAATGAGCAACAAGTCTCGCCGGAAGCGAAGCGCAGGGCAATTCGGCGAGTCATCTACGACCAGGCCCCTCCGTTCGGCGGTCCCCACGACCAGTGATGGGCCGCTGCACCGGCGAGGTCTACACCAGCCCGATCCGCGGTGATAACGCCGTTCATTCGCTCGAGCACGGCGCCATCTGGATCACCTAGAACGCCGATCTGCTCAATGCTGAGGACATCGCCGCCTCGGCCTTGGGGCCACCACCGAGGAACTCGCCGAATTGAGAGGGCACCCGCCGCGGCGCACCCGCACTGCCGCTGAACTGACCGCACGAACCACCCCGACCTACCAGGACTTCTTCCTGCAGTCCTCGGCCATGCCGACCGGCTCGACCTGAAGGGTGGCGTGATGAAGATCGAACGAGTCGGCCAGCAGATGCTGAGACGCGCTCAGTACGGCATCGGGGTCGGCCGCATCGTCGATTGCCAGGTGCGCCGAGGCGACTTCCATACCGGGAGTCAGGGTCCACACGTGCAGGTCGTGCACTTCCCGCACGCCGTCCACGCCCTCCAGCGCTGCAGTGACCTCGGCGATGTCCAAGCCGGTCGGCGCATGCTGGAACAGGATTCGCAGGGCCTGTTTGCCCAGGTTGTAGGCGCGCGGCAAGACAAAAAGTCCGATCAGGACGCCGATGACCGGGTCGGCGTAGCGCCAGCCGAAGATCAATGTCACCAGGCCGCTGATGAGCACACCGATCGACCCGAGCATGTCGGCCATGACTTCCAGATACGCACCGCGCACATTGAGACTGTCTTTCGCGCCGCTGCGCAGCACCAGCAGCGCAGCCACGTTCATGATCAGACCGACAATGGCGACGATCACGACAGGAAGGCCGGGCACCTCCGGCGGCTCCGACAGTCGGCCGAGGGCTTCATAGAGCACCCAGCCCGCCACACCGAACAACAGCACCGCATTGAACAGCGCGGCGAGGACCTCGGCGCGATACATCCCGAACGACCGATCGCTGCGGCGCACGGTGCGGCGCGCGACCAAGATCGCCACCAAGGCCATCACCACACCGAAAACGTCGGTGAACACGTGAGCGGAATCCGACAACAGGGCCAGCGACGAGGTCGACAGACCCACCAAGAGCTGGGTGACGAAGGTGATCAGACCCAGCCCGATCGCTATCGCCAGCCGCCAGACGTACTTGCTGGATGCGCTGGTCGCCTCCGACGCCGAGACCCCGTGATCATGGCTGTGGCCCATAGTGACTCCTCCTTCGAACAAATCGCTGGACAGATATTAACATGCGCATGTAACAACTCATATCCTCGGCGGCGGCATGTTGCCCGGCACTCCGCGTCTCGACCCAGCGATACGTCTCGTCAGTCTCACTAGACTTCGGACTGTTGAATCAATTTTTTCGGTGTGCCAAACTATGCAGGTTATGAGTGAACCGAACCGCCGATTCCTGTTGGGTAGCGCGCTGGCGGGGGGCGCGGGCCTGGCGCTCGCCGGGCGGGCTGTGCTCGACGCGTCACCGGCAAAAGCACAGGCGCAGCCCACGTCCGGACACAGCGGCTCCCATGGCGGAGGCGCCAGCGGACCGACCTTCCGGATCGGTCAGATCGTCGATCACGAAGCCAACGGATTCAATCCGACCCAGGTACTGCGCGACTTCGATTACGGCAAAACCACGCGGCTGCCCGACGGGCGAACCCTGCGCGAGTGGGAGGTCTACGCCAGCGACGAAGACATCGAAGTCGCACCGGGTGTCACCTTCCCTGCGTGGACCCTCAACGCGCGTATCCCCGGCCCGACTCTGCGCTGCCGAGAAGGTGAACTGCTGCGGGTGCATTTCCGCAACGGCTCGAAGCATCCACATACCCTGCACTTCCACGGGATCCACCCCGCCGAGATGGACGGCATCGCTGGATTGGGCGCCGGGATCATCGAACCCGGACAGTCCACGACCTATGAGTTCGATGCGACTCCGTTCGGCTTGCACCTGTTCCACTGTCACGTCGGTCCGTTGGCCGAGCACATCGCGCGCGGAATGTACGGCACGTTCATCGTCGACCCACCTACCCCGCGCCCGCCCGCGGACGAGATGGTCATGGTGATGCACGGGTACAACACCACTTTCGACGGCGAGGGCAACCAACTCTACGCGGTCAACGGGATCCCGTTCCACTACATGCACGAACCGGTCCGGGTGAAACGCAATGAACTCGTCCGGATCTACCTGGTCAACGTGCTCGAGTACGACCCGATCAACAGCTTCCACGTGCACGGCAACTTCTTCGACTACTACCCCACCGGCACCCGGCTGCAGTCCTCGGAATTCACCGACACGATCGTGCAGGGTCAAGGCCAGCGCGGGATCTGCGAGATGCGATTTCCGTATCCGGGCAAGTATATGTTCCATGCCCACAAGACCGAGTTCGCCGAACTGGGCTGGATGGGGTTCTTCGAGGTGAGCGACTGATGAGTACCCCCGACACCCGCAAACCCGCCTGGGCCCTCGGGCTCGGCACCGGCGTGCTGCTGATCCTCGCCTTGGCCGGCCTCGCCTTCGTCGGCGGCCGTAGCCTTCCCGAACGAACTGGGCCACCGATCGAGGAGATCGGCGTCGAACGGGTTGTCCTGCAACCCGGTTCGATCGAACTCGGCATCCGCAACACCGGCGCGGATCCGATCAGCATCGGGCAGATCTTCGTCAACGACGCCTACGTCGATTTCACCGGGCCGGTCGAGGAGATCGGACGACTGCGGTCCGCGCAGTTCCGCTTGGACTACCCCTGGCAGGACGGTCAGCCCTACAAGATCTCGATGCTGACCTCCACCGGGCTGGTGATCGAGCACGACATCGCCGCCGCGGTGCAGACCCCGCAGGCGGGAGCATCGTTCTTCGGACTGATGGCTTTGCTCGGCACCTACGTGGGCATCATCCCCGTGGTGCTCGGGATGTTGTTCCTGCCGTTCCTGCGCACGGTCGGCGGGGCAACAGTGCGGGTACTGCTCGCTTTCACCGTTGGACTGTTGGCCTTTCTCGCTTGGGAAGGCACCAGCGAAGGCTTCGAGCTGGCAGGCGCCTCCGGAAGCCCGTTCGGCGGTGCGGAACTCGTCGTCCTCGGTGCGGCGCTGGCCTTTTTGACGCTGACCGCGATCGACCACTGGCTGCGAACCCGCAGACAGCAAGCCGCCGCGAGCGGACAGGCCAACGGCCTGCGCCTGGCACTGATGATCTCCATCGGCATCGGCCTGCACAATCTCGGCGAAGGGCTCGCCATCGGATCCGCTTACGCAGTCGGCGAACTCGCACTCGGTGCATTTCTGGTCATCGGCTTCACCATCCAGAACACCACCGAAGGCCTGGCTGTCGTCGCACCGCTGACCGAGCGAAGGCCACCGCTGCTCAGGCTGCTCGGACTGGGGTTGATCGCCGGAGCTCCCGCCATCGTGGGCGCGGTCATCGGTGCCGGTGCCAACAATCCAGAGCTCTCGGCATTGCTGCTCGGCATCGGTGTCGGCGCCATCGTCCAGGTCATCGTGCAGATCGCGCCGAGCCTGCGCGAACCGGGTACTACCTCGGTCAGCGCCCGAACCCTCGCCGGGATCGGAGTGGGCATGCTGACGATGTATGCGACCGGGCTTCTGGTGGCCGGATGAGCATCGAACCCACCACCGCGATCACCCGCCGAACCGCCATCGCGGGAGCTTGCGCCGTCTGCGCGATCGTCGCCACCGGGTGTGCCACCGGACGGGCCGATCAGGAAAGACAACCGGCCAGAATCCCGGCTGGTCGCGTCGAAGTCGGCGGCGCCACCGCATTTCCCGAACATCGGATCGTGGTCACCCAGCCCAGCGCCGGGGTGTACAGGGCCTTTTCGGCGATCTGCACCCACCAGGGCTGCAGCGTCACCGACATCGCCGGTGACGTCATGAAGTGCCCGTGCCACGGAAGCACCTTCAAACTCACCGACGGAACCGTGGCCAAGGGCCCGGCTCGGGAACCGCTGACCGAACTCACCGTGACCGTCCAGGGGGACACACTGACGGTGCAGTGAGCCCCGCTCCGTCGATTATTTCGAGGTTCGCGAGTCGTCGCCGATATGGTCGCAAATTGGTCACGGCCGGGTACAGTTTGTGTCACGTCGTAGCAGGCGGATGGCGTAAGCCAGCCCAACTCGACCCGCGTTACGACCCGCTCAGATCGACGTTAGGACCCAGCTGTGCCGCACCATCGCATGACCTCCGGTTCCATCACTGTCAAGGAACTGCTCGGTGGTGTCACCGAGGAACCTCGGGCAAAGCACCGTCTGGCCACGGACTCCACGGACAAGTTCAAAGGAATGGCGGGCGTAGCGGTCGCCGCCGGGGCTCTGCTCGGCACGATGGCCCAGGCCGCACCGGCGATGGCGACCACAGACCTCGGCGCCGAAGGAATTTCCGACGCGGTCGACCTTCCCGCACCGGCTCCCGTCGCCACCCCGTTCGGTCTGGCGGGCCTTCCTGTGGAACTCGCCGGACCGCTCGCGCAGGCCGAGCAGATCATCAAAGACCTCCAAGCGGTCCCGTCCGCGGTCGCGCCGCAGA encodes:
- a CDS encoding PLP-dependent cysteine synthase family protein, with product MDDALLDELRITPANLLTTGARCLRPDALVGNTPVLWVGAPLAPRGRGFWAKLEGANPGGMKDRPGLHMVERARARGDLQPGARIIESTSGTLGLGLALAGTFFKHPVTLVTDPGMEPLMRSLLAAYGTHIELVTEPHPDGGWQRARCDRVAELLDADPSAWCPDQYNNPDNVDAYDSMALELVAQLGRVDVLVCSVGTGGHSAGISRVLRRFHPHLKLIGVDTVSSTIFGQPAGTRLMRGLGSSIYPSNIDYDAFDEVHWIAPSEAVWAARALASTHHATGGWSVGAVALVAGWAASQYSADTRIAAVFPDGPHRYYDTVFNDDYCHRNGLLHINPPIEPLTIAHPADQVVRTWTRCADVVDPRQPKLIEPQSFSWSAR
- a CDS encoding SulP family inorganic anion transporter; this encodes MTQAAAPESAGDSQGSPSPLGERLRGVLRHDLPASVVVFLVALPLSLGIAIASDAPIMAGLIAAVIGGIVAGAVGGSPMLASGPAAGLTVVVAELVAEFGWQVTCAITVAAGVLQILFGLSRVARAALAISPVVVHAMLAGIGITIALQQVHVLLGGTSRSSVWQNLSQLPAQLTRLHWGDVVIGLIVIVTLLFWKKVPGALGRVPGALVAVVAATIVSLVAPLGVERIVMNGSLFDAIALPTLPDGKWLAVATGVLTVALIASVESLLSAVAVDKMHSGARTDLNRELVGQGTANIASGMLGGLPITGVIVRSATNVAAGAKSKASTILHGVWVLLFSVLLAGVVQQIPKAALAGLLIVIGIQLVKLAHIRLAHRTGDLWVYLITVAGVMFLNLLEGVLVGLVVAIALVVWRAARADIHAEPVGDSDSRRWRVVIEGTCSFLSLPKLSSALDSVPAGTDVTVELTVDFIDHAATEVLHEWERRHRETGGTILIDELGSDRLSATTLGPPQRGSSAQARGLEPWKAWQNTDTDPAALPPVGALRPILDGISRYHRRHAPMVRAHLNDLRDGQAPTSLFLTCADSRVVPNVITHSGPGDLFTVRNVGNLIPADNVDPSAEAALAFAVEELAVSSVIICGHSGCGAMGALLGDAAVSPSIREWLDHAEPSRVAYLSGHPVAAAAAAAGFDARDQLSMVNVAIQVETARRHPVIAAASATGEVHIAGLFFDIATATVWHVGSDTVTAHHDELISDAVPV
- a CDS encoding BlaI/MecI/CopY family transcriptional regulator; the protein is MNGLGTLEARVMDVLWGTSEALTVRDILERLSDPYAYTTILTVLTHLHEKEWVVRVMHRRAYLYRPARSRAEATAEVVRGIIDSSNDPESVLLHLASIVTEAESEAFHRGRARPAERSKK
- a CDS encoding M56 family metallopeptidase, which codes for MIIALSTAWAAALLCVAAPGVLRRITPTMTPRAAVASWLICLFSVVTLAGAAVAAAVWPGHAPGVAVAEAATQCLTRVVHSVPTWLADPLTGAVVIVVVGLGIRVTASARRHARAGARVRAYHRDVVSVVARRGGEEVPVMWLDHPKPMAYSVDGRPGMVVATEGLAKTLNDGERRAVLAHEYAHLRGGHHRLIRSCEVLAAALPWIPLFARAPKAVAALAEFAADDSAAIATSPETIRSALCIVAASTSTQPSATLSLGGQVLQQRLHRLNGSKPARRSSRWMAAGLSPIVAATAAPAGMLVCATIACLIMP
- a CDS encoding copper resistance CopC family protein; amino-acid sequence: MIRRSVVVAMLTALGLALIGGQAQAHSQLDSSVPAAGATVDTAPTLIELTFNQEIGTEFANVGLTDSSGAGWGAKISEVEGKTVRVAVSPSMPPQQYTVAYRVVSDDGHPITGSYEFTYAAPAAAPTEAQQNSPTAPTTVAAGEPAATSSSSSGLPWLLIGVMVVLVLGGAAVTLQASKRSKR
- a CDS encoding cytochrome c oxidase assembly protein, with protein sequence MNVLDPVALSVMVPDTPPSIGSMLAWYPQPLPVLPLLAGAAAVIYLIGLARLRRLRRPWPWWRTACFLGGCLLLAATTGLGIEGYGYQLFSVWMFQHLTLSMTIPPLLVWGCPGVILLRATPHHGFGRLVLAVAVSGLRSRVARWVLHPGFTIPLFLFSYYGIYLSPVFDKVGSTVLGHQALELFFLLSGLLFIVPILSVGPLPIRQTNLGRFFDLFVEMPLHVFFGVILMMATTPLVELFATPPPDWGIDAMRDQYLAGALAWSYGEPVALVVVIVFAIRWRRDEQRDNAVADHRADRVGDAELDAYNAFLKDLHPSGHPTRAGSTARRNTE
- a CDS encoding cation diffusion facilitator family transporter → MGHSHDHGVSASEATSASSKYVWRLAIAIGLGLITFVTQLLVGLSTSSLALLSDSAHVFTDVFGVVMALVAILVARRTVRRSDRSFGMYRAEVLAALFNAVLLFGVAGWVLYEALGRLSEPPEVPGLPVVIVAIVGLIMNVAALLVLRSGAKDSLNVRGAYLEVMADMLGSIGVLISGLVTLIFGWRYADPVIGVLIGLFVLPRAYNLGKQALRILFQHAPTGLDIAEVTAALEGVDGVREVHDLHVWTLTPGMEVASAHLAIDDAADPDAVLSASQHLLADSFDLHHATLQVEPVGMAEDCRKKSW
- a CDS encoding multicopper oxidase domain-containing protein — its product is MSEPNRRFLLGSALAGGAGLALAGRAVLDASPAKAQAQPTSGHSGSHGGGASGPTFRIGQIVDHEANGFNPTQVLRDFDYGKTTRLPDGRTLREWEVYASDEDIEVAPGVTFPAWTLNARIPGPTLRCREGELLRVHFRNGSKHPHTLHFHGIHPAEMDGIAGLGAGIIEPGQSTTYEFDATPFGLHLFHCHVGPLAEHIARGMYGTFIVDPPTPRPPADEMVMVMHGYNTTFDGEGNQLYAVNGIPFHYMHEPVRVKRNELVRIYLVNVLEYDPINSFHVHGNFFDYYPTGTRLQSSEFTDTIVQGQGQRGICEMRFPYPGKYMFHAHKTEFAELGWMGFFEVSD
- a CDS encoding ZIP family metal transporter, whose translation is MSTPDTRKPAWALGLGTGVLLILALAGLAFVGGRSLPERTGPPIEEIGVERVVLQPGSIELGIRNTGADPISIGQIFVNDAYVDFTGPVEEIGRLRSAQFRLDYPWQDGQPYKISMLTSTGLVIEHDIAAAVQTPQAGASFFGLMALLGTYVGIIPVVLGMLFLPFLRTVGGATVRVLLAFTVGLLAFLAWEGTSEGFELAGASGSPFGGAELVVLGAALAFLTLTAIDHWLRTRRQQAAASGQANGLRLALMISIGIGLHNLGEGLAIGSAYAVGELALGAFLVIGFTIQNTTEGLAVVAPLTERRPPLLRLLGLGLIAGAPAIVGAVIGAGANNPELSALLLGIGVGAIVQVIVQIAPSLREPGTTSVSARTLAGIGVGMLTMYATGLLVAG
- a CDS encoding Rieske (2Fe-2S) protein produces the protein MSIEPTTAITRRTAIAGACAVCAIVATGCATGRADQERQPARIPAGRVEVGGATAFPEHRIVVTQPSAGVYRAFSAICTHQGCSVTDIAGDVMKCPCHGSTFKLTDGTVAKGPAREPLTELTVTVQGDTLTVQ